One part of the Ochrobactrum quorumnocens genome encodes these proteins:
- a CDS encoding sn-glycerol-3-phosphate import ATP-binding protein UgpC: MSKIILDNVRKSYGGNIEVIKGVSLEIQDGEFVVLVGPSGCGKSTLLRMIAGLEGISSGTIAIGDRVVNDVEPAERDIAMVFQNYALYPHMSVRDNLAYGLKNRKTPKDEIERRIAKAAKALEIEPFLDRKPRQLSGGQRQRVAMGRAIVREPAAFLFDEPLSNLDAKLRVQMRVEIKRLQRALGTTSVYVTHDQMEAMTMADRLVVLNAGNIEQVGTPIELYEKPASTFVATFIGSPSMNLLESGDNNVWQPGNAVPLPSTKYTFGVRPEDIRIIENGEADANGFNTEVRIDAIELVGAESYIHSSLADGKSLIFRVAGRSEHAIDEKIKIGALAKDIHIFDADGRRTGN; the protein is encoded by the coding sequence ATGAGCAAGATCATTCTTGATAATGTCCGCAAGAGCTATGGCGGCAACATTGAAGTCATCAAAGGCGTTTCGCTGGAGATCCAAGACGGTGAATTCGTTGTCCTCGTCGGCCCGTCGGGCTGCGGTAAGTCGACACTTCTGCGCATGATTGCAGGGCTTGAAGGCATCAGCTCTGGCACGATTGCTATTGGCGACCGCGTTGTAAACGATGTGGAGCCCGCTGAACGCGACATCGCAATGGTGTTTCAGAACTATGCGCTCTACCCGCATATGTCCGTGCGCGACAACCTCGCCTATGGCCTGAAAAACCGTAAAACACCGAAGGACGAAATCGAACGCCGTATCGCCAAAGCGGCAAAGGCGCTCGAAATTGAGCCTTTCCTTGATCGGAAGCCACGCCAGCTTTCGGGTGGTCAGCGCCAGCGTGTCGCTATGGGTCGCGCTATCGTGCGCGAACCGGCTGCATTCCTTTTTGATGAACCACTGTCGAACCTTGATGCGAAGCTTCGGGTGCAGATGCGCGTTGAAATCAAGCGGCTGCAGCGCGCGCTTGGAACGACAAGCGTTTACGTGACCCATGATCAGATGGAAGCCATGACCATGGCGGACCGTCTTGTCGTTCTCAATGCAGGTAATATCGAACAGGTTGGCACCCCAATCGAACTCTACGAAAAGCCTGCTTCTACCTTCGTTGCGACTTTCATCGGTTCGCCTTCCATGAACCTGCTTGAAAGCGGTGACAACAATGTCTGGCAGCCAGGCAATGCTGTGCCCCTTCCTTCGACCAAGTACACCTTTGGCGTACGCCCTGAAGACATCCGTATCATCGAAAACGGTGAAGCTGACGCAAATGGGTTCAACACCGAAGTGCGCATTGATGCCATTGAGCTGGTCGGTGCGGAAAGCTATATTCATAGCTCTCTCGCCGATGGAAAATCGCTGATTTTCCGCGTCGCAGGCCGTTCAGAGCACGCGATTGATGAAAAGATCAAGATTGGTGCGCTTGCCAAAGACATCCATATTTTTGATGCCGATGGACGCCGCACAGGCAACTAA
- a CDS encoding FAD-binding oxidoreductase, with product MRESFNMNTDRQAALKQALGLDMVLTDPEAMPRYCRDFPGDVENAAVAILRPRNTEEVSQAVKTCRLLGLGIIPQGGNTGLVQGGVPDGQSAVVILSLERMNRIRQVDPDDFSAIVDAGCILLEMKTQLAAQGMFFPLSLGAQGSCRIGGNVSTNAGGVNVLRYGMTRELVLGLEVVMPDGAIFNGLSTLRKDNRGIDLKQLFIGAEGIFGIVTAVAIKLMPLPDKIETAMLGLNSLEDAIALYRRARIQCCDLMSAFEFMPPMAFTLAQEAIPDLVAPLGQYPAYVLMEISGSGLVDTAALMEAFLGEALESGLVLDGTIASSRMQAQNLWQFREGMNEGQALRGKHLRTDISVPLSKLAAFVAEAEAELAGALPDCLAISYGHVGDGNVHLNVIPPSDLDIASKDKNIKLAKQTINGVLDRYAGSISAEHGIGRLKREDFENRLDPVRKALLTRLKHVLDPDAIMNPGCQLSLDSGKN from the coding sequence ATGCGAGAATCGTTCAATATGAATACTGACCGGCAAGCAGCACTGAAACAGGCGCTCGGATTGGATATGGTGCTGACCGATCCAGAGGCGATGCCGCGTTATTGCCGCGACTTTCCTGGCGATGTGGAGAATGCCGCCGTAGCCATTTTGCGGCCGCGTAACACAGAAGAGGTCTCGCAAGCTGTCAAAACGTGCCGCTTGCTTGGTCTTGGCATTATTCCGCAAGGTGGCAACACAGGTTTGGTGCAGGGCGGGGTTCCCGATGGTCAAAGCGCTGTTGTTATACTGAGCCTTGAACGGATGAACCGCATCCGGCAAGTCGATCCCGACGATTTTTCGGCGATTGTAGACGCTGGCTGCATTCTCCTTGAAATGAAAACGCAACTCGCCGCACAGGGCATGTTCTTTCCGCTTTCATTGGGCGCACAGGGAAGTTGCCGGATTGGCGGTAACGTCAGTACCAATGCCGGCGGTGTCAACGTTCTCCGCTACGGAATGACCCGAGAACTGGTGCTGGGTCTTGAAGTGGTAATGCCTGATGGAGCCATCTTTAATGGGCTTTCCACTTTGCGGAAAGACAATCGCGGAATTGATCTTAAGCAACTGTTTATCGGTGCTGAAGGCATTTTCGGGATTGTCACCGCTGTTGCAATAAAGCTGATGCCTTTGCCCGACAAGATTGAAACTGCAATGCTTGGGCTCAATTCGCTGGAAGATGCAATTGCGCTTTATCGTCGTGCGCGCATTCAGTGTTGTGATCTGATGTCAGCGTTCGAGTTTATGCCACCAATGGCATTTACCCTCGCACAAGAGGCAATACCTGACCTCGTAGCGCCTTTAGGGCAATATCCGGCCTATGTATTGATGGAAATATCAGGCTCTGGTCTGGTCGATACAGCGGCACTCATGGAAGCCTTTTTGGGCGAAGCTTTGGAAAGCGGTCTTGTGCTCGATGGCACGATAGCTTCTTCACGCATGCAAGCACAAAATCTCTGGCAGTTTCGCGAAGGGATGAATGAGGGGCAGGCGCTCCGCGGCAAGCATTTGCGCACAGATATATCTGTACCGCTCTCAAAGTTGGCCGCATTTGTGGCCGAGGCTGAGGCTGAACTGGCGGGAGCTCTGCCGGATTGTTTGGCTATTTCTTATGGGCATGTTGGGGACGGGAATGTGCACCTCAACGTCATTCCACCTAGCGATTTGGATATTGCGAGCAAGGACAAGAACATCAAACTTGCCAAGCAAACCATCAACGGGGTGCTTGATCGCTATGCCGGTAGCATTAGCGCGGAACATGGCATTGGTCGTCTAAAGCGGGAGGATTTCGAGAACCGTCTTGATCCTGTACGCAAAGCGCTTCTAACCCGCCTGAAACACGTTCTTGATCCCGATGCGATCATGAACCCTGGGTGCCAGCTTTCGCTTGACTCGGGCAAAAACTGA
- a CDS encoding FadR/GntR family transcriptional regulator produces MFGEIRRNEQLPARIASEIVRQITEGSFLPGHKLPTEHNLAQSFGVSRSVIREAIAQLRNEGLIETRQGVGAFVTEPDRRHAIRIEPETLADRDHFQSLFQLRMALEIEAAGLAAVHHTAEDMCKLDEALSAMNGTEKWTDEGISADLTFHRALAAATHNEYFPLVLGFIAERISQAIRAARARAVLEEIVEITIAEHTAIRDAIALRDPLKAREVMRNHVVGAASRVNLQLETF; encoded by the coding sequence GTGTTCGGTGAAATTAGACGCAACGAGCAGCTACCCGCCCGCATTGCTTCTGAAATTGTGCGCCAGATTACAGAAGGTAGTTTTCTGCCTGGGCATAAATTACCCACCGAGCACAATCTCGCACAAAGCTTTGGCGTCAGCCGTTCCGTTATCCGCGAAGCAATTGCTCAGCTGCGCAATGAGGGGCTGATCGAAACTCGGCAGGGCGTTGGAGCTTTTGTCACCGAGCCAGATCGTCGTCATGCAATCCGCATCGAACCAGAAACACTTGCTGATCGAGATCATTTCCAAAGCCTATTTCAATTGCGTATGGCTCTTGAGATTGAAGCGGCTGGCCTTGCTGCTGTGCATCACACAGCTGAGGATATGTGCAAACTCGATGAAGCGCTGTCAGCGATGAACGGAACAGAAAAATGGACGGATGAGGGAATTTCTGCCGATCTGACATTTCATCGCGCGCTTGCAGCTGCAACGCATAATGAATATTTCCCGCTCGTTTTAGGCTTCATTGCAGAGCGGATAAGTCAGGCAATTCGGGCGGCCCGCGCCCGCGCTGTGCTTGAAGAGATCGTCGAAATCACCATTGCAGAGCATACTGCTATTCGAGACGCGATTGCGCTGCGTGATCCCCTGAAGGCGCGCGAAGTCATGCGGAACCACGTCGTTGGTGCGGCAAGTCGCGTTAATCTTCAGCTCGAAACATTTTAA
- a CDS encoding NCS2 family permease: MLEKLFKLQEHGTSVRTEVIAGVTTFLTMSYIIFVNPDILSTTGMDRNAVFVATCLAAALGSIVMALVANWPIGMAPGMGLNAFFAFTVVGAMGFSWQQALGAVFISGIIFLFLTVTGIRRWLVEGIPHSLRSAIAAGIGMFLALIGLKSAGVVVDNPATLVGLGDLRESGPLLAIGGFFIIAALDALKVRGAILIGILVVTIASISLGITQFGGVFSAPPSLAPTFLQLDIMGALHTGILHVILVFVLVEVFDATGTLIGVAKRGGLIEPGKPNRLGKALFADSTAILGGSLLGTSSTTAYVESASGVQAGGRTGLTALVVALLFLAALFISPLAGSVPAYATAPALVYVACLMMRELSEIKWDEITEAAPAALTALSIPFTYSIANGLAFGFISYVVLKAVTGKAREVHLATWIVAALFVIRFAFFPE; the protein is encoded by the coding sequence ATGCTGGAAAAGCTGTTCAAATTGCAGGAACATGGCACGTCGGTGAGAACGGAAGTCATCGCTGGTGTGACGACCTTCCTGACGATGTCTTACATTATCTTCGTCAACCCTGATATTCTGTCTACAACAGGCATGGATCGCAACGCAGTCTTCGTTGCTACATGTCTTGCGGCAGCATTGGGCTCGATTGTCATGGCGCTCGTGGCCAACTGGCCAATTGGCATGGCACCAGGCATGGGCCTCAATGCCTTCTTCGCCTTTACCGTTGTCGGTGCTATGGGCTTCTCATGGCAACAAGCACTCGGTGCGGTCTTCATTTCCGGCATTATCTTCCTGTTCCTGACGGTAACGGGTATCCGGCGTTGGCTGGTCGAGGGCATTCCGCATTCGTTGCGTAGCGCGATTGCTGCCGGTATCGGCATGTTCCTAGCCCTGATTGGGTTGAAGAGCGCAGGCGTCGTCGTTGACAATCCAGCAACGCTCGTAGGTCTTGGTGACTTGCGTGAATCTGGTCCTCTTCTCGCTATCGGTGGCTTCTTTATCATCGCAGCTCTTGATGCGCTCAAGGTTCGCGGTGCGATCCTGATCGGTATCCTTGTTGTCACCATCGCATCGATATCGCTGGGCATCACCCAGTTTGGCGGCGTGTTCTCCGCCCCTCCAAGTCTTGCGCCAACCTTCCTGCAGCTCGACATCATGGGAGCGCTGCACACCGGTATCCTGCACGTCATTCTGGTTTTTGTCCTGGTTGAAGTGTTTGATGCGACGGGCACGCTGATTGGCGTTGCCAAACGTGGCGGCCTGATCGAACCAGGCAAGCCAAACCGTCTTGGTAAGGCTTTGTTCGCAGACAGCACGGCAATTCTTGGTGGCTCGCTGCTGGGCACGTCTTCAACGACAGCTTACGTCGAAAGCGCTTCGGGCGTTCAGGCCGGTGGTCGTACAGGTCTGACGGCGCTTGTTGTTGCTCTGCTGTTCCTCGCGGCGCTCTTCATTTCGCCACTGGCTGGTTCCGTACCTGCCTATGCAACAGCGCCAGCGCTCGTTTATGTCGCTTGCCTGATGATGCGTGAATTGTCGGAAATCAAGTGGGATGAAATCACGGAAGCAGCACCAGCAGCTCTTACCGCGCTTTCAATTCCTTTCACCTACTCGATCGCAAACGGTCTTGCTTTTGGCTTCATCAGCTATGTTGTCCTGAAGGCTGTAACCGGCAAAGCGCGTGAGGTGCACTTGGCGACTTGGATCGTGGCGGCATTGTTCGTGATCCGCTTCGCATTCTTCCCAGAATAA
- a CDS encoding gluconokinase — translation MKLHIIVMGVSGSGKSTVGEKLAAALVLPFLEGDSLHPKTNVDKMASGIPLQDEDRWPWLDTIGERLAKAENGIIVSCSSLKKSYRDRLRNASDGPLLFVFLDGSFDVLYEHMGHRTGHFMPVTMLESQLATLESPVGEPFVFRADVADPIEKIVAESLSWVQSTARADNLL, via the coding sequence ATGAAGTTGCACATTATCGTAATGGGAGTTTCCGGCTCTGGAAAGTCGACTGTTGGAGAGAAGTTGGCCGCAGCGCTTGTTCTGCCTTTTCTAGAGGGCGACAGCCTCCATCCTAAAACCAATGTAGACAAGATGGCCTCCGGCATTCCTTTGCAGGATGAAGATCGCTGGCCGTGGCTCGATACAATTGGAGAAAGACTGGCGAAAGCAGAAAACGGTATCATTGTGTCCTGCTCATCGCTGAAAAAAAGTTATCGTGATCGCTTGCGCAACGCATCAGATGGCCCGCTGTTGTTCGTGTTCCTCGATGGAAGCTTTGATGTTCTGTACGAGCATATGGGCCACCGTACCGGCCATTTTATGCCGGTGACAATGCTTGAAAGTCAGCTTGCGACCTTGGAAAGCCCTGTCGGCGAGCCGTTTGTATTTCGAGCTGATGTGGCTGACCCGATTGAGAAAATAGTTGCCGAAAGTCTCAGCTGGGTCCAGTCGACTGCGCGTGCAGACAATCTACTTTAA
- a CDS encoding DUF1127 domain-containing protein, whose protein sequence is MNIRQKFQQYVSRRRAMRELGAMDDHLLADIGVSRSQIQSAVFGK, encoded by the coding sequence ATGAACATTCGTCAGAAATTCCAGCAGTACGTTTCCCGCCGTCGCGCAATGCGTGAACTGGGTGCAATGGACGACCATCTTCTTGCCGATATCGGCGTTTCGCGTTCGCAGATCCAGAGCGCAGTTTTCGGTAAGTAA
- a CDS encoding fumarylacetoacetate hydrolase family protein, producing MQDKHTLNSSVILPEDNASAVLIGRVWSKAENGPCPVLIANGRVHNLSNISATVSGLLERKELVGELKEVSRFADLGALDDYLSGEKGELLAPIDLQSIKAAGVTFADSMLERVIEEQAKGDPSRAREVRDRLAPVIGDSLRGVAAGSEKAAQVKALLQEMGLWSQYLEVGIGPDAEIFTKSQPMSAVGCGATVGILPISQWNNPEPEVVLAVASDGRIVGATLGNDVNLRDVEGRSALLLGKAKDNNASCAIGPFIRLFDGDFTMDVLRKLKLSLNVNGTDGFEMTGESPMEAISRDPENLAGQMMNRNHQYPDGAVLFLGTMFAPVKDRRGAGQGFTHEIGDKVDISTPKLGRLVNWVDRTDNCAEWTFGIRALIQNLQKRNLLDKI from the coding sequence GTGCAAGACAAGCATACTCTGAACTCGTCCGTCATCCTGCCAGAAGACAACGCTTCGGCAGTGCTCATCGGACGTGTATGGTCGAAGGCAGAAAATGGTCCCTGCCCCGTATTGATCGCAAACGGCCGTGTGCATAATCTTTCAAACATTTCTGCAACCGTCTCAGGTTTGCTGGAGCGTAAGGAGTTGGTTGGCGAGTTGAAAGAAGTAAGCCGATTTGCTGATCTCGGCGCGCTTGACGACTATCTTTCCGGCGAAAAGGGTGAATTGCTTGCGCCAATTGATCTGCAGTCGATCAAGGCCGCAGGCGTAACCTTCGCTGACAGCATGCTTGAGCGGGTAATCGAAGAACAGGCCAAGGGCGATCCAAGCCGTGCTCGCGAAGTGCGCGATCGTCTGGCACCGGTGATCGGTGACAGCTTGCGCGGTGTTGCTGCAGGCTCCGAAAAAGCGGCACAAGTCAAAGCATTGCTTCAGGAAATGGGCCTGTGGTCGCAGTATCTGGAAGTTGGCATTGGCCCGGACGCTGAAATTTTCACAAAGTCACAGCCAATGTCTGCAGTCGGCTGTGGCGCGACCGTTGGCATTCTGCCAATTTCTCAGTGGAATAATCCAGAACCGGAAGTTGTTCTGGCTGTCGCTTCTGATGGCCGTATCGTTGGTGCAACGCTCGGAAATGACGTCAATCTGCGCGACGTCGAAGGACGTTCTGCATTGCTGCTTGGCAAAGCCAAGGATAACAACGCATCTTGCGCAATTGGTCCGTTCATCCGACTGTTTGACGGCGACTTCACCATGGACGTCCTGCGCAAGCTCAAGCTTTCGCTGAATGTAAACGGCACCGATGGTTTTGAGATGACCGGCGAAAGCCCGATGGAAGCAATCAGCCGCGACCCCGAAAATCTTGCCGGACAGATGATGAACCGTAATCATCAATATCCAGACGGCGCTGTTCTTTTCCTCGGCACCATGTTTGCGCCGGTCAAAGACCGTCGTGGCGCGGGTCAGGGCTTTACCCATGAAATTGGTGACAAGGTAGACATTTCGACACCAAAGCTTGGGCGTCTGGTCAATTGGGTGGATCGCACCGATAATTGCGCAGAATGGACGTTTGGCATTCGTGCGCTGATCCAGAACTTGCAGAAGCGCAACCTACTCGACAAGATCTAA
- a CDS encoding DUF2938 domain-containing protein: MLNLIINGTLIGLGATIIMDIWALVLTQFPGQSRPNWGLVGRWFWHLRKGQIFHDDIAASKPYAHEVALGWIGHYAVGILYGIIFALYGGAAWFANPIFLPVWIFGILTVAAGWFLLQPGLGIGWAASRLPNAGNVRILNLVAHTFFALGMYGTGIILKTLA; the protein is encoded by the coding sequence ATGCTCAATCTCATCATAAATGGAACTTTGATCGGCTTAGGCGCGACGATCATTATGGACATCTGGGCATTGGTTCTTACGCAATTTCCGGGGCAGTCTCGCCCAAATTGGGGCCTTGTGGGTCGCTGGTTCTGGCATTTACGAAAAGGCCAGATATTTCATGATGATATTGCGGCTTCAAAACCCTATGCGCATGAAGTTGCCTTGGGTTGGATCGGTCACTATGCGGTTGGCATTCTCTACGGCATTATATTTGCGCTTTACGGCGGCGCGGCATGGTTTGCGAATCCAATTTTCCTTCCCGTCTGGATATTCGGTATCCTGACCGTGGCAGCAGGCTGGTTTCTTTTGCAACCAGGCCTGGGAATCGGCTGGGCAGCATCGCGTTTGCCAAATGCCGGAAATGTCCGTATTCTCAATCTCGTCGCTCATACATTTTTTGCCCTTGGCATGTATGGCACAGGTATTATTCTGAAAACATTAGCTTAA
- a CDS encoding SLC13 family permease produces MTHPQILSFAVIILMMGAFIWGKFRYDIVALCSLLLAVAVGVVPFDQAFTGFSDDIVIIVGSALIVSAGVARSGLMQEAVQRFLPEMNSVRLQLAVLVAIVTVLSAFVKNVGALAIMIPVAFQFARRSNVSPSTFLMPMAFGALLGGLMTQVGTSPNIVVSRIRGEMVGEPFTMFDFTPVGAVLAAVGLIYLVTFYWLVPERTRESVSLDEAIKIKNYASEASVAANSSVIGKRISDLIKPAEGEAMVTSIIRKTSRITPLPDTVLLQNDVVLLEGDPKALDLVVSSGKLSLSKNRNPSDTSGSTEIEAVEAVIGTNSRLVGLNAQQLDLYARHEVNLLAVSRPGVRISERLSEVRLNFGDVVVLQGRQASLSTFLTEFELLPLARRKLMLGSVRRGLIPLAILIAAIGATALSLVPVAVAFFAAAVAMLLFKVIPINEVYDEIDGPILVMLAALIPVSDALRTTGGTELIAQWLSSIGHQLPPAGALALILVTAMMVTPFLNNAATVLVMAPIATSFASGLGFRPEAFLMAVAIGAGCDFLTPIGHQCNTLVMGPGGYRFSDYPRLGLPLSIIIALVTIPTLMFFWPLK; encoded by the coding sequence ATGACCCATCCGCAGATACTGTCCTTTGCCGTGATTATTCTCATGATGGGGGCATTTATCTGGGGTAAGTTTCGCTACGATATTGTGGCTCTTTGCTCACTACTGCTGGCTGTTGCGGTTGGCGTCGTTCCCTTCGATCAGGCCTTTACAGGTTTCAGCGACGATATCGTTATCATCGTTGGTAGCGCACTCATCGTTAGTGCAGGCGTTGCTCGATCCGGCCTCATGCAAGAAGCCGTCCAGCGTTTTCTTCCAGAAATGAACAGCGTGCGTTTGCAACTTGCTGTCCTTGTGGCAATCGTCACAGTTCTATCCGCATTCGTAAAAAATGTGGGCGCACTGGCAATCATGATTCCGGTCGCATTTCAGTTTGCGCGCCGTTCCAACGTTTCGCCATCCACATTTCTAATGCCGATGGCATTTGGTGCGCTTCTTGGCGGCTTGATGACACAGGTCGGCACTTCGCCCAACATCGTGGTTTCGCGTATTCGCGGCGAGATGGTGGGCGAGCCTTTCACCATGTTTGACTTCACGCCGGTTGGCGCTGTGTTGGCAGCGGTTGGGTTGATTTATCTCGTTACTTTTTATTGGCTGGTACCCGAGCGCACACGCGAAAGCGTCTCGCTGGACGAAGCCATCAAGATCAAGAATTATGCGTCAGAAGCAAGTGTAGCCGCCAATTCCTCCGTCATTGGAAAACGGATCAGCGACCTCATCAAGCCCGCGGAAGGCGAGGCCATGGTGACGTCAATCATTCGGAAGACGAGCCGCATTACACCGCTGCCCGACACCGTTCTTCTCCAAAACGACGTTGTATTGCTAGAAGGAGATCCCAAGGCGCTCGATCTAGTGGTTAGCTCAGGAAAGCTCAGCCTGTCTAAGAACCGCAATCCATCCGATACGAGTGGGTCGACCGAGATCGAGGCTGTTGAAGCAGTTATTGGAACCAATTCCCGGCTCGTCGGCCTAAATGCTCAACAACTCGATCTATATGCCCGCCATGAGGTCAATCTGCTCGCTGTCAGCAGACCAGGAGTGCGTATATCGGAGCGTCTGAGTGAAGTGCGCCTTAACTTTGGTGATGTGGTCGTCTTGCAGGGCAGACAGGCGAGCCTGTCCACCTTTCTTACAGAGTTTGAACTGTTGCCGCTCGCAAGACGAAAACTCATGCTGGGTAGCGTGAGGCGCGGTCTGATCCCATTGGCAATACTGATTGCGGCAATCGGTGCCACGGCACTCAGCTTAGTTCCGGTAGCAGTTGCGTTCTTCGCAGCAGCAGTCGCCATGCTGCTCTTTAAAGTTATCCCGATCAACGAAGTTTACGATGAAATTGACGGGCCCATCCTGGTGATGCTTGCCGCTCTCATTCCCGTTTCCGATGCGTTACGCACAACGGGCGGCACGGAGCTTATTGCTCAATGGCTTTCCAGCATCGGCCACCAGTTGCCGCCTGCTGGCGCTCTCGCGCTCATTCTTGTCACTGCAATGATGGTGACGCCGTTCCTCAACAATGCAGCAACCGTGCTGGTTATGGCACCGATTGCGACGAGCTTCGCATCGGGGCTTGGCTTCAGACCGGAAGCATTTTTGATGGCTGTGGCGATCGGCGCAGGTTGTGACTTCCTCACGCCAATCGGCCATCAATGTAATACATTGGTGATGGGGCCGGGCGGCTACCGTTTTAGCGATTATCCGCGGCTCGGCCTGCCGCTTTCAATCATCATCGCGCTTGTAACGATACCGACGCTGATGTTCTTCTGGCCGTTAAAGTAG
- a CDS encoding deaminase, which produces MTPEELKLLEKLFDVIEQDIIPLTEQGVADGNKVFGAALLRKSDLSLVLAETNNETENPLWHGEVHTLKRFYEMPEQGRPDTKSMVFLSTHEPCSMCLSAITWSGFDNFYYLFSHEDSRDAFSIPHDLKILKEVFTLEPGGYNRDNSFWHSHSIPKMVASLPEPDRSRFEKRLDAIRAKYDAMSGAYQSSKVGNAIPLN; this is translated from the coding sequence ATGACACCGGAAGAATTGAAATTGCTCGAGAAGCTTTTTGATGTCATCGAGCAAGACATTATTCCCCTGACGGAGCAGGGCGTTGCAGATGGCAACAAGGTTTTCGGGGCAGCATTATTGCGCAAGTCTGATTTGTCTCTTGTACTTGCTGAAACCAACAACGAGACCGAGAATCCGCTCTGGCACGGTGAAGTGCATACGTTGAAGCGCTTCTATGAAATGCCGGAGCAGGGGCGCCCGGATACGAAGAGTATGGTTTTTCTGTCAACGCACGAGCCTTGCTCCATGTGCCTTTCGGCAATTACCTGGAGCGGCTTTGATAATTTCTATTATCTGTTCAGTCATGAGGATTCCCGCGACGCGTTTTCGATCCCACACGATCTGAAAATACTCAAAGAAGTCTTCACTCTAGAACCAGGCGGCTATAACCGCGACAATAGCTTCTGGCACAGCCATTCGATCCCCAAAATGGTGGCTTCGCTGCCCGAGCCGGATCGTTCCCGCTTTGAAAAGCGACTTGATGCCATTCGCGCCAAATATGACGCGATGTCTGGTGCCTACCAGTCTTCAAAAGTCGGAAATGCCATTCCATTGAATTAG
- a CDS encoding DMT family transporter, translated as MLYGIFLAFASYAAFAVSDACVKFLDGTLSPYEIAFYGAVLGSLAIPFVKKPEDQWLDMFRTTNIKLWLLRTLTAAMGVIGSVVAFTHLSMAEAFALIFLLPAFVTILSVIFLKEQVGWRRWSAVVIGFIGVMVVLRPGFRELSIGHLGALGAGLGGAFSIIIFRAMGKKEKRISLYTAGLVGPILICGVLMIPSYQPPSAVQWGYLAGYGLLAALANILLMLAAHRAPASAIASPQYSQMLWAILFGYFIFHDHIDLPMLIGIILITISGLFTFVRERQRGVEGPAAVATSDPSPALAEEK; from the coding sequence ATGCTTTACGGTATTTTCCTCGCGTTTGCGTCCTATGCTGCATTCGCTGTAAGCGACGCCTGCGTCAAGTTTCTCGACGGCACGCTATCGCCCTATGAAATCGCCTTTTATGGTGCTGTTCTGGGCTCTCTTGCCATACCCTTTGTCAAGAAACCCGAAGATCAGTGGCTCGATATGTTTCGAACCACAAATATAAAGCTCTGGTTACTTCGTACACTCACCGCTGCAATGGGTGTCATTGGCAGTGTCGTAGCCTTCACGCATCTTTCTATGGCCGAAGCTTTTGCGCTTATCTTCCTGCTCCCGGCATTTGTGACGATACTCTCGGTGATTTTCCTCAAAGAGCAGGTTGGCTGGCGTCGATGGTCAGCGGTCGTGATCGGCTTTATCGGCGTTATGGTTGTTTTGCGTCCGGGCTTTCGTGAATTGTCTATTGGTCATCTGGGTGCACTCGGCGCAGGCTTGGGCGGCGCATTCAGCATCATCATTTTCCGCGCCATGGGCAAAAAGGAAAAGCGCATCTCGCTTTATACGGCCGGGCTTGTCGGACCGATCCTGATCTGTGGCGTGCTTATGATCCCAAGTTATCAGCCCCCGTCTGCCGTTCAGTGGGGCTATCTCGCTGGTTATGGCCTGCTTGCGGCGCTTGCCAACATTCTGCTGATGCTTGCAGCGCATCGTGCACCTGCAAGCGCGATTGCCTCACCACAATATAGCCAGATGCTCTGGGCGATCCTGTTTGGCTATTTCATCTTCCACGACCATATCGACCTTCCGATGCTCATTGGCATCATATTGATCACGATTTCAGGCCTGTTCACGTTTGTACGCGAACGCCAGCGCGGCGTGGAAGGACCAGCAGCCGTTGCCACTTCCGATCCATCGCCTGCCTTGGCTGAAGAAAAATAA